One Stenotrophomonas maltophilia R551-3 genomic window, AATTCATGCGTCACCGTGGGAATAGGAACGACCGCACGCAATTCCTCAGGGCCCCGGCGGGGCGCCGGCATGGACCGCGGCGGGCCCACTATTGTGGCCGAGCCAGCGCCGGGGCGCAAAGAAGTCTGTACAAAACGCCAGACCCGGCCAGATTTCCACCATCATTCAGGCAGTTGCGCCCCGCCCGACGCTGGCCACCGGTATCCACAGCGGGCCAAATGCGCGATCCGGGTGACTCCGGCGGCGTCCTGTCGGGGGCCCTATACTGGTCGTATCGAGCAGACTCGACGCCACATCGACGCGACGTGCCGGCCGGCTTCAGGGGACGCCAGGCAGGCCCGCCGCAGATTCCAGACCCAGGCAGCCAGAAGGGGAGTTCCGGCGTGTCACCCAGTGCTTCATTGATCGACCGCATCGAATCGATTCCGCGGCGTGAGCTGTACTTCTTCGCGCTGTACCGGGTGCTGATCGCCGCGGTCATCGCCGGCCTGCTGTACAGCCCGTTGTCGGCCATGGTCGGCGAAGCCCATCACCCGCGACTGGCCGATACCGTCGCGGCCATCTACCTGCTGCTGTCGCTGCTGGCCCTGGCCATCGGCCGCAACGAACGCTGGCTGCGCCCGATCGTGGTCAGCGGCGTACTGGTGGACATCGTTGCCGCCACCCTGCTGTCGCATGCCCTGCCCGGTGCCAGTGCCGGCATCTCGATGTCGCTGCTGTTCAACATCGCCGCTGCCGCCACGCTGCTGCCACTGAGCTGGGGCCTGGGCCTGGCGATCGCCGCCAGCGTGGCCACCGGTACCGAATACCTCTGGAAAGTACTGGAAGGCGGCGACCCCACCCGCACCCTGGCCGAACTGGCGATGTTCGCCACCAGCTACCTGGCGCTGGCCTTCATCAGCTTCCAGGTGGGCAACCGCGCGCGCCGCAACCAGCAGCTGGCCAACCAGCGCGGCGATGAAGTAGCCAACCTGTTCCAGATCAACGAACTGATCATCCGCCGCATGCGTACCGGCGTGCTGGTGGTGGATGCCGACAGTCGCATCACCCTGGCCAACGAAGCCGCCTCGATGCTGCTGGGCGACAGCGATGGCAATGGTGAAAGCGGGCGCCTGGACCTGACCAGCGCCGCGCCGGAACTGGCCCGCCGCCTGCAGCGCTGGCGCAACGGCTGGGCGCAGGACGAGCTGCCGCTGCAGCTCAACCCCGACCAGCCCGAGGTACAACCGCGCTTTGCCCGCCTGCTGGCCGGCAGCGAACTGGCGCTGGTGTTCCTGGATGACTCCAGCGTGGTCTCGCGCCGCGCCGAATCGCTCACCCTGTCGGCGATGGGGCGGTTCTCGGCCAGCCTGGCGCACGAGATCCGCAACCCGCTGGCGGCGATCAACTACGCCGTGCAGTTGCTGGAGGAAGGCACCGGCTTCAACGAAAGCGACCGCCGCCTGCTGCAGATCATCCGCCAGCAATGCCAGCGCACCAACGGCATCGTCGAGAGCGTGCTGGGCCTGGCCCGGCGCGAGCGCGCCACCCCCGAGAACGTGGACCTGGCCGCGTTCGTGCGCCGCTTCGTGCTGGAGTACAAGCAGGGGCAGACGCTGGAGACCGACAGCATCGAGCCGATCATCAACGACAGTTCGGTGATGGCCCAGGTCGATGCGAAGCATCTCTACCAGGTGCTGACCGTGCTGGTGCACAACGCGCTGAAGTACGGCCGCATCGGCCAGCAGCCTGCACGCGTGCGGCTGCGCGTGGCGCAGCACGAGCGCAGCGCGGTGATCGACGTGATGGACCGTGGTCCGGGTATTCCAGAGAGCGTGGCCGCGCAGCTGTTCCGGCCGTTCTTCACCACCTCCGAGCATGGCACCGGCCTGGGCCTGTATATCGCCCGCGAACTGTGCCGGGCCAACCAGGCACGGCTGGACTACATTCCAGTGCCGGCCGGCGGCTCCTGCTTCCGCCTGGTGCTGCCCGGCCCGCACACGCTGTTGCCCACCTGATTCCGATTCTGTGCGTCAAACATTTGTCGCTTCCAGCCCCCTCGTTTATCTTTCACGCCCATGAACGAAACCCGCAGCGCCCTCGTCGTCGACGATGAACGCGACATCCGCGAACTGCTGGTACTGACCCTCGGCCGCATGGGGCTGCGTATCAGTACCGCCGCCAACCTGGCCGAAGCGCGCGAGCTGCTGGCCAGCAATCCGTACGACCTGTGCATCACCGACATGCGGCTGCCCGATGGCAACGGCATCGAGCTGGTCAGCGAGATCGCCCAGCACTACCCGCGCACGCCGGTGGCGATGATCACCGCCTTCGGCAGCATGGACCTGGCCGTGGAAGCACTGAAGGCCGGTGCCTTCGACTTCGTCAGCAAGCCGGTGGATATCGCCGTCCTGCGTGGACTGGTCAAGCATGCACTGGAACTCAACAACGCCGAACGCCCGCAGCCCGGGCCCAACGCCGAACAGGGCGCACGCCTGCTGGGCGCTTCGCCGGCCATGGACGTGCTGCGCACCACCATCGGCAAGGTCGCGCGCAGCCAGGCGCCGGTCTACATCCTGGGTGAGTCCGGCGTTGGCAAGGAACTGGTCGCACGCACCATCCACGCCCAGGGCGCGCGCGCGGCCGGACCGTTCATTCCGGTCAACTGCGGCGCCATTCCCGGCGAGCTGATGGAAAGCGAGTTCTTCGGCCATCGCAAGGGCAGCTTCAGCGGCGCCCATGCCGACAAGCCCGGCCTGTTCCAGGCCGCACACGGCGGCACCCTGTTCCTGGACGAAGTGGCCGAGCTGCCGCTGCAGATGCAGGTGAAACTGCTGCGCGCGATCCAGGAGAAGTCGGTGCGGCCGGTCGGTGCAGCCAACGAAGAACCGGTGGACGTGCGCATCCTCTCTGCCACCCACCGCGATCTGGCCGAACTGGTCGAGGACGGGCGTTTCCGCCACGACCTCTACTACCGCATCAACGTGATCGAACTGAGGGTGCCGCCGCTGCGCGAGCGCCGCCAGGACCTGCCGGAGCTGGCCGCGGCAGTGCTGGCACGACTGGCCCGCAGCCACGGCCGCGCCACCCCGCTGCTGGCGCCGTCGGCGCTGGAGGCACTGGCCCAGTACGCCTTCCCCGGCAACGTGCGCGAACTGGAGAACATCCTGGAACGGGCGCTGGCGCTGGCCGAGGAAGACTGCATCGGTGCAGACGACCTGCGCCTGCCGCAGCATGCTCCGCGCGTCCCCGGCGGTGCCGCTCCTGTCGAAGCCGTGGCCGACCTGCAGCCTGGCAGCGCTGCCCTGCCCTCGTACATCGAGCAGCTCGAGCGCAGCGCCATCCAGCGCGCGCTGGAAGAGAACCGCTGGAACAAGACCCGCACCGCCGCACAGCTGGGCATCACCTTCCGTGCGCTGCGCTACAAGCTGAAGAAGCTGGGGATGGAGTAAGGACCGGGTCGGATCCCTTTCCGCAGGAAAGGGCTCTGACCCGATGCGCGGCACCCCATCCACGCATGTCGTGGATCCACCTACCAACGTGGTAGGACCGGCCGCTGGCTGGCAACCTCACACATCCCGCATCCACGCATGGCGTGGATCTACTGTAGGGCCGAGCCCATGCTCGGCTGCTGTTCGGGCATTGAGCCGAGCATGGCTCGGCTCTACAGAAAGCCGCGCGGCATCAATCCTTGGT contains:
- a CDS encoding sensor histidine kinase, producing MSPSASLIDRIESIPRRELYFFALYRVLIAAVIAGLLYSPLSAMVGEAHHPRLADTVAAIYLLLSLLALAIGRNERWLRPIVVSGVLVDIVAATLLSHALPGASAGISMSLLFNIAAAATLLPLSWGLGLAIAASVATGTEYLWKVLEGGDPTRTLAELAMFATSYLALAFISFQVGNRARRNQQLANQRGDEVANLFQINELIIRRMRTGVLVVDADSRITLANEAASMLLGDSDGNGESGRLDLTSAAPELARRLQRWRNGWAQDELPLQLNPDQPEVQPRFARLLAGSELALVFLDDSSVVSRRAESLTLSAMGRFSASLAHEIRNPLAAINYAVQLLEEGTGFNESDRRLLQIIRQQCQRTNGIVESVLGLARRERATPENVDLAAFVRRFVLEYKQGQTLETDSIEPIINDSSVMAQVDAKHLYQVLTVLVHNALKYGRIGQQPARVRLRVAQHERSAVIDVMDRGPGIPESVAAQLFRPFFTTSEHGTGLGLYIARELCRANQARLDYIPVPAGGSCFRLVLPGPHTLLPT
- a CDS encoding sigma-54-dependent transcriptional regulator, with protein sequence MNETRSALVVDDERDIRELLVLTLGRMGLRISTAANLAEARELLASNPYDLCITDMRLPDGNGIELVSEIAQHYPRTPVAMITAFGSMDLAVEALKAGAFDFVSKPVDIAVLRGLVKHALELNNAERPQPGPNAEQGARLLGASPAMDVLRTTIGKVARSQAPVYILGESGVGKELVARTIHAQGARAAGPFIPVNCGAIPGELMESEFFGHRKGSFSGAHADKPGLFQAAHGGTLFLDEVAELPLQMQVKLLRAIQEKSVRPVGAANEEPVDVRILSATHRDLAELVEDGRFRHDLYYRINVIELRVPPLRERRQDLPELAAAVLARLARSHGRATPLLAPSALEALAQYAFPGNVRELENILERALALAEEDCIGADDLRLPQHAPRVPGGAAPVEAVADLQPGSAALPSYIEQLERSAIQRALEENRWNKTRTAAQLGITFRALRYKLKKLGME